The following DNA comes from Gemmatimonadaceae bacterium.
CACGCTGCTGGCGTTGATCATCTTTCGCGTCGGCTCGCACATCACGGCGCCGGGCATCGACACGCAGGCGCTGATCGACTTCTTCAAGAGCCAGCAGGCGGGCGGGCTCCTCGGCCTGTACGACCTGTTCGTGGGCGGCGGCCTGTCGCGCGCCACGCTGTTTGCGTTAGGCATCATCCCGTACATCTCGGCGAGCATCGTGTTCCAGATTCTCGCTGCGGTCATGCCCAACGTCGAGAAGCTGCAGCGCGAGGAACAGGGGCGGAAGAAAGTCGAGCAGTGGACGCGTTACATGACGGTCGGCATCTCGGTGATGCAGGCGTGGGGCTACGCGCTGTTCACCGAGTCGCTGCAGGGCGCGGTGGCGCATCCGGGCATGGCGTTCCGCATCCAGATGACGCTGTTCCTCACCGCCGGCGCGATCTTCGTCATGTGGTTAGGCGAGCAGATCACCGAGCGCGGCGTCGGCAACGGCGCGTCGCTGCTGATCTTCTTCTCGATCATCGAGCGGTTCTGGCCGGCCATCGTGCAGACATTCGGCTTCCTGTCCACGGGCGCCCTGTCGCCATTCAAGCTCGTGATCCTTGGACTCGTGATGGTGGGCGTGGTCGCGGGCACGGTCGCGATCACCGTCGCGGCGCGTCGCGTGCCGATTCAGATCCCGCAGCGGTCGGTGGCGCGAGGCCGCCAGCGCGAGTCGTCCAAGAACTTCATCCCGTTGCGCATGAACGCGGCCAACGTGATGCCGATCATCTTCGCGCAGACGGTGATCGTGGTGCCGGGTACGTTGGCGCAGTTCGGCAGCAGAGCGCCGTGGGCGCAGCAGATGGCGGAGATTCTCAATCCCGGCACGTGGGAATACTACGTGCTGATGGCCATCCTGATCCTCTTCTTCACGTACTTCTATACGGCGATCATCTTCAATCCGGTTGACATCGCCGAAAACCTGAAGAAACAGGGCGGCTTCATCCCGGGCGTCAAGCCGGGGGCGAAGACGGCGGAGTACATCGAGAAGGTCATGTCGCGCATCACGTTCCCGGGCGCGCTGTTTCTCACGCTGATTGCGTTGCTTCCGATCTGGATCGCGGACATCATCAACGTTCCGTTCCGCTTCGGCGGCACGTCGCTCTTGATCGTGGTCGGCGTCGGACTGGATACGCTCGCGCAACTGCAGCAGCACCTGTATCTGCGCAAGTACGACGGCTTCATGAAGAAGGGCCGCGTGCGATTCCGCGGTCGGGCGACGACGTACTGAGCGCGCACTTTTTCTTCGGCGACTGGGAGCGGATGGACACATGAACATCGTGTTGCTCGGCCCTCCCGGCGCCGGCAAGGGCACGCAGGGCGAGCGTATCGCGCGCGAGCTCGACATCCCCAAGTTGGCCACCGGCGACGTGCTGCGGGACGCCGTTAGGCAGGGGACGACGCAGGGGCTCGAAGCCAAGCGGTACATGGACAAGGGGGATCTCGTCCCCGACTCCGTTATCCTCGGCATCATGAAAGAGGCGCTGGGCAAGCCGGAGGCCGGGCGCGGCGTGGTGCTCGACGGCGTCGTGCGCACGGTGCCGCAGGCCGAAGGACTGGCGCGCGTGCTGGCGGAGCTCGGGCGCAAGCTCGACATCGTGCTCCTGTTCGACGTCGACGAAGAAGAGTTGGTTCGCCGGTTGAGCACGCGAACGGTGTGCGAGCGCTGTCAGACGCCCTACACGGGCCGCGCGCCGGGAAGCACCTGTGACAAGTGCGGCGGCACACTCGTGCGCCGTAAAGATGATGAGCCGGACGCCATTCGCACGCGCATGCGCGCGTACCGCGATCAGACGGCCCCGGTCATCGAGTGGTATCGCGCCCGCGCGCGAGACGCGGCGCTGCGCGGACAGAGCGCGGCGCGCGTCGTGACCGTGGACGCGATCGGCGCGATGGATGACGTGACCGCGCGGGTGATGACAGCGTTAGGGAAATGATTCAGCTCAAGTCGCCGCGAGAAATCGAGGTGATGGCCGAGGGCGGCAAGATTCTCGCGGACACGGTGGCGATGTTGTCCGAGCGGGTGGCGCCGGGGATATCGACGCTCGACCTCGATACGTTAGCCGAGCTGTTCATCCGCTCCCACGACAACGCGGTGCCGGCGTTCAAGGGATTGTACGGGTTCCCGGGCTCCATCTGCACGTCGATCAACGAGGAGATCGTGCATGGCATCCCCTCGCGCAAGCGGGTGCTGCGCGAGGGCGACCTCGTTTCGATCGACGTCGGTGTGGGGTACAAGGGTTTTTTCACCGACTCCGCGGCGACGGTAGCCGTCGGCGAGACCGACGACGAGTCGAAGCGGCTGCTGGCAGTAACGGTGGAAGCGCTCGAAGCAGGGATCGCCGCGGCGACTCTCGGCAACCACATCGGCGACATCGGTGCGGCGATCCAGGACGTGGTGGAAGGGGCGGGCTTCAGCGTGGTGCGTGAGCTCGTTGGGCACGGGATCGGCACCGAGTTCCACGAGGAGCCGCAGGTGCCGAACTACGGGAAGCCGAAGCGGCTGCTCAAGCTTTCGCCCGGTCTGACGATTGCGATCGAGCCGATGGTGAACGCGGGGACGCCCAGGACGCGGACGATGCCGGATCGGTGGACGATCGTGACGGCGGACGGATCGCGTTCGGCGCACTTCGAGCACACGGTGGCGATCACGGATCAGGGGCCGCGGGTGTTGACGCGGCGATCGGCCTAACGGGCCACGAGGCAGTGGTGGACCGGGTCTGAGTTCAGGTAGCGCGAGTTGCTGGCATCTACGCTCATCTAGACACGGATAGAGCACGGACACAACGTGTCCGTGCTCTATCCGTGTCTTCATGAGCGTAGATGCCGGACTGGCACCCTCGATCTCGCTAGACTTCAGGAACAGACCTTCGTGGCATCGTAGAACTGCCTCGATCCGTTGGGGATCGACACGCCGT
Coding sequences within:
- the map gene encoding type I methionyl aminopeptidase, yielding MIQLKSPREIEVMAEGGKILADTVAMLSERVAPGISTLDLDTLAELFIRSHDNAVPAFKGLYGFPGSICTSINEEIVHGIPSRKRVLREGDLVSIDVGVGYKGFFTDSAATVAVGETDDESKRLLAVTVEALEAGIAAATLGNHIGDIGAAIQDVVEGAGFSVVRELVGHGIGTEFHEEPQVPNYGKPKRLLKLSPGLTIAIEPMVNAGTPRTRTMPDRWTIVTADGSRSAHFEHTVAITDQGPRVLTRRSA
- the secY gene encoding preprotein translocase subunit SecY is translated as MAQENAAAQLVNSIFKTPELKSRIGFTLLALIIFRVGSHITAPGIDTQALIDFFKSQQAGGLLGLYDLFVGGGLSRATLFALGIIPYISASIVFQILAAVMPNVEKLQREEQGRKKVEQWTRYMTVGISVMQAWGYALFTESLQGAVAHPGMAFRIQMTLFLTAGAIFVMWLGEQITERGVGNGASLLIFFSIIERFWPAIVQTFGFLSTGALSPFKLVILGLVMVGVVAGTVAITVAARRVPIQIPQRSVARGRQRESSKNFIPLRMNAANVMPIIFAQTVIVVPGTLAQFGSRAPWAQQMAEILNPGTWEYYVLMAILILFFTYFYTAIIFNPVDIAENLKKQGGFIPGVKPGAKTAEYIEKVMSRITFPGALFLTLIALLPIWIADIINVPFRFGGTSLLIVVGVGLDTLAQLQQHLYLRKYDGFMKKGRVRFRGRATTY
- a CDS encoding adenylate kinase; the protein is MNIVLLGPPGAGKGTQGERIARELDIPKLATGDVLRDAVRQGTTQGLEAKRYMDKGDLVPDSVILGIMKEALGKPEAGRGVVLDGVVRTVPQAEGLARVLAELGRKLDIVLLFDVDEEELVRRLSTRTVCERCQTPYTGRAPGSTCDKCGGTLVRRKDDEPDAIRTRMRAYRDQTAPVIEWYRARARDAALRGQSAARVVTVDAIGAMDDVTARVMTALGK